The Pungitius pungitius chromosome 8, fPunPun2.1, whole genome shotgun sequence genome has a window encoding:
- the manf gene encoding mesencephalic astrocyte-derived neurotrophic factor: protein MLSLGGFSVALALALFPGSGDALKEGDCEVCTAFLGKFYQSLEGNNVKFNSADIEQAIVKTCKDAKGKENRFCYYIGATSDAATKMINEVSKPLSHHVPVEKICEKLKKKDSQICELKYDKQLDLTTVDLKKLKVKDLKKILEEWGESCKGCAEKSDFIRKITELMPKYAPAAAKARTDL, encoded by the exons atgttgtCGTTGGGCGGGTTCTCGGTGGCTCTCGCGCTCGCTCTGTTTCCCGGTTCCGGTGACGCACTGAAAGAGGGAGATTGTGAAG TGTGTACGGCCTTCCTCGGGAAGTTCTACCAGTCGCTAGAGGGAAACAACGTAAAGTTCAACAGCGCCGACATCGAGCAGGCCATCGTAAAGACGTGCAAAGACGCCAAAGGGAAAGAAAACCGCTTC TGCTACTACATCGGGGCGACGAGCGACGCCGCCACCAAGATGATCAACGAGGTGTCCAAGCCCCTCAGCCACCACGTTCCTGTCGAGAAGATCTGTGAGAAGCTCAAGAAGAAGGACAGTCAGATCTGTGAGCTTAAATACG ACAAACAGCTGGACCTGACCACCGTGGACCTGAAGAAGCTGAAGGTGAAGGACCTCAAGAAGATCTTGGAGGAGTGGGGCGAGTCCTGCAAAGGCTGCGCCGAAAAGTCCGACTTCATCCGCAAGATCACGGAGCTCATGCCCAAGTACGCCCCCGCGGCCGCCAAAGCACGGACAGACCTGTGA
- the oser1 gene encoding oxidative stress-responsive serine-rich protein 1, with protein MEAGGKDCEEDTLQTAFKKLRVDAESLPGAVSVSEAFVPRATSRASLDASGAKPKLGCPKDNWHGCMRKTSRGASRTQRRRRSKSPILHPPKFTYCSTAAASALPTPSGGLKHQRLAEPSEPCPPSDGRTLPGAAVPAPNELSSSGAVGHLSPLVFGSCGYETRAAAPEIAAATALSRRDGEGSQSSEESDPEKSGGGGAEAAEGAPAATRGAEAADFRALSERHGAASAEGPCPCGWKKSCGPQGEDETTGGGGAESECRCGPLRQGWQGVEVYSFTGLRDVISECERSLPGREGADRTLGGAAASSSSSPPSSSSPLSSGSPRSCSEQARAFVDDITIEDLSGYMEYYLYIPKKMSHMAEMMYT; from the exons ATGGAGGCAGGAGGCAAGGACTGCGAGGAGGACACGCTGCAGACGGCGTTTAAGAAGCTGAGGGTTGACGCTGAGAG TTTACCCGGAGCTGTGAGTGTGTCGGAGGCATTTGTGCCCAGGGCGACGTCACGTGCTTCTCTCGACGCCAGCGGAGCGAAGCCCAAACTCGGCTGCCCGAAGGACAACTGGCACGG CTGCATGAGGAAAACGTCCAGAGGAGCATCCAGAACGCAGCGGCGCCGGCGGTCCAAGTCCCCTATCCTCCACCCTCCAAAGTTCACCTACTGCAGCACCGCCGCGGCCTCCGCCCTGCCGACCCCCAGTGGCGGCCTAAAGCACCAGCGCCTAGCCGAGCCCTCGGAGCCCTGCCCCCCCAGCGACGGGAGGACGCTCCCTGGCGCCGCCGTCCCGGCCCCAAACGAGCTCTCCTCCTCTGGCGCCGTCGGCCACCTCTCCCCTCTGGTTTTCGGCTCTTGTGGCTACGAGACGCGCGCCGCGGCGCCGGAGATCGCCGCTGCGACGGCGTTGTCCAGGCGGGACGGAGAGGGAAGCCAGTCGAGCGAAGAAAGCGACCCGGAGAAGAGCGGCGGGGGAGGAGCGGAGGCCGCAGAAGGAGCACCAGCAGCGACTCGCGGCGCGGAAGCCGCTGACTTCCGAGCGCTGTCCGAGCGCCACGGCGCCGCCTCGGCGGAGGGCCCCTGCCCGTGTGGCTGGAAGAAGAGCTGCGGTCCCCAAGGCGAGGACGAGACGACaggcggagggggggcggagtcCGAGTGCCGCTGTGGGCCCCTCCGTCAGGGCTGGCAGGGTGTGGAGGTCTACTCCTTCACCGGGCTCCGCGACGTCATATCCGAGTGCGAGAGGAGCCTGCCGGGCCGCGAGGGCGCGGACAGAACTCTCGGtggcgccgccgcctcctcctcctcctcgccgccttCGTCGTCCTCGCCGCTGTCGTCCGGCTCCCCGCGCTCGTGTTCAGAGCAGGCGAGGGCCTTCGTCGACGACATCACGATAGAGGACCTTTCCGGCTACATGGAGTATTACCTCTACATCCCCAAGAAGATGTCACACATGGCTGAGATGATGTACACTTAA
- the sdc4 gene encoding syndecan-4 isoform X1, with protein MRTMLSICLVLVLSASALSESQVRETETWMPMKTTQTVAMSTRHNSMESSGDSPNGSDFGFTNGEDDETEYGDEEEEDEEDDYNEFSGSGDGVTTVSPLGESKPSVQPDVNDNKIPEVRSPTRPAVDQEDTVKGDNEIPTLTKEAESPNEHPSNVLMAHAGDDSIFAKTEVFAALIAGGAVGLMLAVLLILLLIYRMKKKDEGSYDLGKKPIYKKAPTTEIYA; from the exons CAggtgagggagacggagacgtGGATGCCCATGAAGACCACGCAGACGGTCGCCATGTCGACGCGCCACAACAGCATGGAGTCCTCAGGGGACTCGCCCAACGGCTCCGACTTTGGCTTCACAAACGGTGAAGACGATGAAACGGAGTAtggcgatgaggaggaggaagacgaagaagacGACTACAATGAGTTCTCCGGGTCCGGGGACGGAG TAACCACTGTGTCGCCTCTGGGGGAGTCCAAGCCGTCTGTTCAG CCCGACGTCAACGACAACAAGATCCCGGAGGTGCGGTCTCCGACGAGACCGGCTGTGGACCAGGAGGACACCGTCAAGGGCGACAACGAGATCCCAACGCTGACGAAGGAGGCAGAGTCCCCCAACGAGCACCCGTCCAACGTCCTCATGGCCCATGCCGGGGACGACAGCATCTTCGCCAAGACGGAGGTCTTCGCAG CTCTGATCGCGGGCGGCGCCGTCGGCCTGATGTTAGCCGTGCTCttgatcctcctcctcatctacCGCATGAAGAAGAAGGACGAGGGCAGCTACGACCTGGGGAAGAAGCCCATCTACAAGAAAGCCCCCACCACAGAGATCTACGCAtag
- the sdc4 gene encoding syndecan-4 isoform X2, whose translation MRTMLSICLVLVLSASALSESVRETETWMPMKTTQTVAMSTRHNSMESSGDSPNGSDFGFTNGEDDETEYGDEEEEDEEDDYNEFSGSGDGVTTVSPLGESKPSVQPDVNDNKIPEVRSPTRPAVDQEDTVKGDNEIPTLTKEAESPNEHPSNVLMAHAGDDSIFAKTEVFAALIAGGAVGLMLAVLLILLLIYRMKKKDEGSYDLGKKPIYKKAPTTEIYA comes from the exons gtgagggagacggagacgtGGATGCCCATGAAGACCACGCAGACGGTCGCCATGTCGACGCGCCACAACAGCATGGAGTCCTCAGGGGACTCGCCCAACGGCTCCGACTTTGGCTTCACAAACGGTGAAGACGATGAAACGGAGTAtggcgatgaggaggaggaagacgaagaagacGACTACAATGAGTTCTCCGGGTCCGGGGACGGAG TAACCACTGTGTCGCCTCTGGGGGAGTCCAAGCCGTCTGTTCAG CCCGACGTCAACGACAACAAGATCCCGGAGGTGCGGTCTCCGACGAGACCGGCTGTGGACCAGGAGGACACCGTCAAGGGCGACAACGAGATCCCAACGCTGACGAAGGAGGCAGAGTCCCCCAACGAGCACCCGTCCAACGTCCTCATGGCCCATGCCGGGGACGACAGCATCTTCGCCAAGACGGAGGTCTTCGCAG CTCTGATCGCGGGCGGCGCCGTCGGCCTGATGTTAGCCGTGCTCttgatcctcctcctcatctacCGCATGAAGAAGAAGGACGAGGGCAGCTACGACCTGGGGAAGAAGCCCATCTACAAGAAAGCCCCCACCACAGAGATCTACGCAtag
- the sdc4 gene encoding syndecan-4 isoform X3, with translation MPMKTTQTVAMSTRHNSMESSGDSPNGSDFGFTNGEDDETEYGDEEEEDEEDDYNEFSGSGDGVTTVSPLGESKPSVQPDVNDNKIPEVRSPTRPAVDQEDTVKGDNEIPTLTKEAESPNEHPSNVLMAHAGDDSIFAKTEVFAALIAGGAVGLMLAVLLILLLIYRMKKKDEGSYDLGKKPIYKKAPTTEIYA, from the exons ATGCCCATGAAGACCACGCAGACGGTCGCCATGTCGACGCGCCACAACAGCATGGAGTCCTCAGGGGACTCGCCCAACGGCTCCGACTTTGGCTTCACAAACGGTGAAGACGATGAAACGGAGTAtggcgatgaggaggaggaagacgaagaagacGACTACAATGAGTTCTCCGGGTCCGGGGACGGAG TAACCACTGTGTCGCCTCTGGGGGAGTCCAAGCCGTCTGTTCAG CCCGACGTCAACGACAACAAGATCCCGGAGGTGCGGTCTCCGACGAGACCGGCTGTGGACCAGGAGGACACCGTCAAGGGCGACAACGAGATCCCAACGCTGACGAAGGAGGCAGAGTCCCCCAACGAGCACCCGTCCAACGTCCTCATGGCCCATGCCGGGGACGACAGCATCTTCGCCAAGACGGAGGTCTTCGCAG CTCTGATCGCGGGCGGCGCCGTCGGCCTGATGTTAGCCGTGCTCttgatcctcctcctcatctacCGCATGAAGAAGAAGGACGAGGGCAGCTACGACCTGGGGAAGAAGCCCATCTACAAGAAAGCCCCCACCACAGAGATCTACGCAtag